From Vigna angularis cultivar LongXiaoDou No.4 chromosome 11, ASM1680809v1, whole genome shotgun sequence:
CaattcataattatataaagaaagacCAGTCCATTTATCGAAGACATTGATATTACCGTTGTTGCAACTCacacagatatatatatatatatatatatatatatatatatatatatagagagagagagagagagagagagagagagagagagaggtaaatttatgtttcaaataatttatgttaGAAATTAATATGCTAGTTGCATATCATTACTCTATAAATTATGTGATTCAATTCCTAGAATTTGTTGTCAAATTGCTTTTggttcttaaatttttttattatataaaatgattCTCGAATATATCAATTTCTGGATATGTTCACTCTTGCTAAGAGGTTCTTCTTTTGAGAccaaaagaataaacaaaaccATTGAAACCagaataatacaaattaaacgTCTATTACAAAGAAATTTGTATATTTACTTAGATATCAATTCACCAGAATCTatgtaaaagaaaatggaaatagTTTTAATGATTGTGTATACATGCCAGGCAAAGAATACTGTGGAAAGAGTATGTACCTTCATAATAGACGTGAAAGCATTATCAGTTTGTTAACGATTCCTTAGTAGACGAGTGAACAATGCGGACTTCAAAATCATTGAGTTTTGGTCCCACCCAACGACGAATGAATACAAGTGGAACATGATTGATGATCCAATAATCTTGGCCGTTTTGTGGATCAATGCTCTCAACAAGTTCAGTTGGCATATCACAGAAATCAATAACTTTAAGGTTATACAAGGCTTTGATGCCTGAGGGTACCTTCTTCAGATGAGTGATTTTGGTAATTTTGACATGTTCTAGAGAAAGCAAAGCTCCTTTATCTATGAGGATAGCACTTACTGTGTTCAAGCGAGCCAGATTCAGCTCCTTCAATTTTCGAAACCCTCCACTTTGAAAATGCAAGATTTCACCACCATAGGCATTGTCCCAGATAGTAAGCTTCAACAAATTAGGCAAGTTTTCCAGCGATCTCAACGGATCATCTTTTAAATTGGATAAAGCCAGCCTCATCTTAACAAGAAACTCTAGTTTTGAAATCCAATTAGGCATCCTCTCCAGTCTTGCTTTCAAATGAAGCCGTTGAAGTTGGGGTATGGATGATATAGAGTTCAGGTCAATGATTTCACCCTCACCTATTGCTGTGATATTGAGTGATTCAAGGTGTGTCATCTCTGCCACTGAAGCACAGATTGCTTTTCCATGTTCCCTCCGAACACGCCTCAAGCCTAACTTTCTTAACTGCTTCAAGAATCTCAACTCTTGAATCAGATCTATTCCCCCGTGTTCTACCTCCACATAGCAAAGATTTTGAAGGGAAGTCAAGTTTTTTATACCCTTTTTCATCAGCACACCAGTTGTAAATCCCAAAAGAGAATATTCTGCTTCATAGTTTCGATGGAAAGCAAGAAGATGCCTTAACTTTTTGAGCTTGTTTATTTCACTTGGTAACTCATGAACAAGAGTTTCTCTTATATCCAAGGTCTCTAGGTTCTGTAACCTACCAACAGATTTGGGAATAGACCGTATTTTAGTATTCTTTAGATTTAGGTACTTCAAGTGGAAAATATTCCCTAAATTCCTGGGAACATGGTTTAAAGATGTACTTTCAAGGTCTAGTACTTTCAAAACTCTAGACTTTGAAGCCAAGAGACCTGTAAAAGGCTCAACCGTTCCTCCTTTTCCAAAAGCATGAAGTGCACGGATGTGTGTGAAGTTGGTGCTCTTCAACACATTGTTGATACTGGTGTCTATAGATAGGCGTCTAGTTGATGCACTCGTCGCTGATTCATCATCACCTTCATGAACAAAATGGCAAAAACATAAATCCTTCATTTTTCTTACGATCAATTCGTGTAATAAATCATGAACTCGACAACTTTTAACTTTCCCTTCGAACCCAACCCAGGAGACTTGAACCAGACTTCTATAAATTAACTCAGATAAGTACTCATCCGCAACTTGCTCCAAAGTTCTCCCATCGGATTTAACAAACCCTTCAGCTATCCATTGCCGAGTTAACCTCTTGTGATTAATGGATGAGTCCTCAGGATATATACCAAAATACAATATGCATGGCTTCAGATAGTAAGGCAGGTCATCATAACTAAGAGATAAAATCTTTGTTAATCCAGTTAAATGGGCATTACGGTGCAACTCCAGGTTGAGATTTTGACTGACCTTTCGCCATTCGAACACAGTTTTTGATTTTGTTGAAAGTAGACCACCAATGGCCACAATCGCCAAAGGTAACCCCTTGCATTTTCCAACAATTTCATTTGACATTCCTTTAAGCTCTGCCGGACATTGACCATCAAGCTCAAATTTAAATGCCTTCTTGCAGAAGAGTTCCCATGCTTTGTCAGAAGGCAATGGTTGTAGGTTGTGAACATGAAGAGGAAAGGATTTCTTGAAAAACTCAACAACGTGGATCATTCTAGTGGTGATTATGATCCTGCTACTTCTATTGTTACTAGGCATGGCAAGTTCAACTTGGTCACAAAAATGTTCATGCCATACATCatcaaaaaatatcaaatacctTTTATGCTCCAGGTATTGCCTCAATTCAGAAATCAGCGTCTTCTCGTCCATCTCTTCTAACATTTCTGGAAGAGGGTCTTTTGTCTCCCTACAAAATTGCTTGATCATGTCTGTGAATATCCCTCTCACAGTGTATGATTGGGAAACTGTGATGCAAGCACGGCAGTGAAAGTGGATTTTTACGTTTTCACTGTCAAAAACGTGTTTGGCAAGGGTAGTTTTTCCAAGACCCCCCATCCCTACCACTGAAATCAACGTGCGCTCTTTTTTGCCCTCCAACAACAGACTAAGCAATTCATCTCTTGGTAATTCAAATCCTACAATTTCCGTTTCTTCAATGAAAAGGGAACCCATTCTGTGATCATTCCATCCACTACCTTCTATCCTTCCAGTGCTACTGCTTGATGGTTTTTCTCGTAAAACTTGAAACTTATACCTTTCACTTCTTTCCTTGATTAAAGAAAGTGACAATTTAATGTCCTGAATCTCGACGGCGATCTGATGACGAGAAAGCGATGTTCTTATCAGGTTTGTAATCTTGCAAATTGAAGCCCCAAATCCATGACGGGGGACCTGATGAATCACCCTGAGGTATTCATCGATGACATCTTCTATGCGAACTGACACTTGTCTGACCTGCTTTACCCAAGTTCTTATTCCATCATTGGTGTTTGCTTCATCTGCTGCCTTTCTATCTGCATCTTTGAGGAAGGCTTGGATGCTTTCTAGTTCATCTCTGATGTCTAAAAACTCTTTGTTAATGCCACTTAGAAGacttttttcttcctttagAATTTGGAAAACTTCTCCCAATGCAAAAGAAATCGCAGCTTCTGCCATTTCAGTCGTACTCTCTCACCTTACAATCATGCTGCTCTCATGTATCCAGCATAAGCATTTCAGAAATATGGTGCCTCTtgccttttttctttcttgggTGTACTGTTTGTGAATGCTGCCAAGGAAATTTAATCTCTAAAGTCAACGAAGAGGAACGTGTACAGTTGTTGGAGGGCTAccaattttctttgtttaacaCCATGACCAggcttttttattttctattgaaGTTTATTATTCCGTAATTCAGGACTTTCATGGGATCCTCTGATGCTTTTTTACTCCTGCATCATGATTTCTTCTATGTTCCCATTTATGTAAAACGATTAATTTGtccttattttattataacaataatGAAAGTATTCCGTTTTTTGTTCAGATTAAACAATTTATGAGTTGGAGAATCTCTACtcgttttatttttcatttcatattatataaatacTTATTCAGAAGATTACTCATACATGAACTtgtttgcagttggagtggaaCTTATTcagtataaatttttaaagagCAAGCT
This genomic window contains:
- the LOC108332694 gene encoding uncharacterized protein LOC108332694; amino-acid sequence: MADSAVSFVVEQLYQLLREEGNLLKGLGNDFSDIKHELESIKAFLKDADRRAGDEGGEGDTHEGIKTWVKQLREISFCIEDVIDEYIMDVAYRANHHPPCIASLQKIAHQIKSLKSRHRIASNIQDIKSAVQGIKERSERYKFQSTFEDGSLNSSKGAKDFKWDDPRMASHFIEETEVVGFELPRDELIGCLIKGTDQLSLISVVGMGGLGKSTLAKHVFDNQNVKRHFYCRSFITVSQSYTVRELLTEMVQKFCKDANEPIPKGLHNMDDQTLVTELRQYLQSKRYLVLFDDVWKENFSDEIEHALPKNKKGSRIIITTRNMHVAEYFKKSVVVHVHKLQHLSPDKAWELFCKKAFRFEPSEQCPTELEDMSKEIVQKCKGLPLAIVCMGGLLATKEKSILEWRKVCQNLRMELERNTHLNSLKWILSLSYDDLPHNLKSCMLYFGVYPEDYSISRKRLTRQWMAEGFIKNEERRPMEDVAEEYLTQLISRSLVQVSRVGFDGKVKSCQVHDLLRDIIIRKMNELSFCHLMREDDELDTVEKTRRFSIASCSKNVLRETSNSGIRAIYVFKKSELPEDFVGSLSAKFKLLKVLDFESTMLNSVPNNLGNLFHLRYLNLSHTKVKILPRSVGKLLNLETLDLRQTQVQVLPREIKNLTKLRLLPVYYRKYEGQYSMLNFTTGVKMQKGIGCLKSLQKLYFLEADHGGLELMQELKMLKQLRKLGIRRVKTEYADALSSAIGEMNHLESLNVSAKDQDEIIDLKFLSTPTSLLVLNLKARVTKFPDWIPKLKYLVKLRLGLSNLEGYPLDSLKDLPSLLRLNMWDNAYIGEILHFKRGGFPRLKELDLTRLSRLNSISIDEGALLGLEHFRFKDNPQMKVVPHGLKHLKNLQFLGFADMPAELVESIDPEKDGQDYSVIKHIPLVLIRQNVGPKFHDYELRAIPTLATSTTEMAEAAISFALGEVFQILKEEKSLLSGINKEFLDIRDELESIQAFLKDADRKAADEANTNDGIRTWVKQVRQVSVRIEDVIDEYLRVIHQVPRHGFGASICKITNLIRTSLSRHQIAVEIQDIKLSLSLIKERSERYKFQVLREKPSSSSTGRIEGSGWNDHRMGSLFIEETEIVGFELPRDELLSLLLEGKKERTLISVVGMGGLGKTTLAKHVFDSENVKIHFHCRACITVSQSYTVRGIFTDMIKQFCRETKDPLPEMLEEMDEKTLISELRQYLEHKRYLIFFDDVWHEHFCDQVELAMPSNNRSSRIIITTRMIHVVEFFKKSFPLHVHNLQPLPSDKAWELFCKKAFKFELDGQCPAELKGMSNEIVGKCKGLPLAIVAIGGLLSTKSKTVFEWRKVSQNLNLELHRNAHLTGLTKILSLSYDDLPYYLKPCILYFGIYPEDSSINHKRLTRQWIAEGFVKSDGRTLEQVADEYLSELIYRSLVQVSWVGFEGKVKSCRVHDLLHELIVRKMKDLCFCHFVHEGDDESATSASTRRLSIDTSINNVLKSTNFTHIRALHAFGKGGTVEPFTGLLASKSRVLKVLDLESTSLNHVPRNLGNIFHLKYLNLKNTKIRSIPKSVGRLQNLETLDIRETLVHELPSEINKLKKLRHLLAFHRNYEAEYSLLGFTTGVLMKKGIKNLTSLQNLCYVEVEHGGIDLIQELRFLKQLRKLGLRRVRREHGKAICASVAEMTHLESLNITAIGEGEIIDLNSISSIPQLQRLHLKARLERMPNWISKLEFLVKMRLALSNLKDDPLRSLENLPNLLKLTIWDNAYGGEILHFQSGGFRKLKELNLARLNTVSAILIDKGALLSLEHVKITKITHLKKVPSGIKALYNLKVIDFCDMPTELVESIDPQNGQDYWIINHVPLVFIRRWVGPKLNDFEVRIVHSSTKESLTN